In the genome of Pseudomonas protegens, one region contains:
- a CDS encoding efflux transporter outer membrane subunit, whose product MKHGARLALAGLGLLLSACQMVGPDYRLPKDAALQRQDLQGELSAKGANVVSAPVPADWWRLYQDPRLDQLVQQALASNTDLRVAAANLARARAQVDEAQAAGGWSGGVKAGVERLQESGEAFLLPEKVPVANVGNLSISTSYQFDLFGTLQRGIEAAQANADATQAAADIARITLVADVVRAYTQVCGANEEREIAEHSLRLQAQSTELTQRLRDAGRGDETQVTRSQTQFKSLRAELPRYEAARQSGLFRLSMLLAKPLDQLPAGTGTCAELPHIAQLLPVGDGAALLKRRPDVRQAERQLAAATARIGVATGALYPDISIGATVGTVGILDNLGKPSTNRWGFGPLISWSVPANGARERIHEAEAASQGALAHFDGVVLNAIRETQTGLAQYSAQLQRREALADAEQSAQQAADQTHRFFQAGRASFLADLQATRTYTDMRAQLAAANTQVAMSQIDLFLALGGGWESGRTQGPEHAQP is encoded by the coding sequence ATGAAGCACGGCGCACGTTTGGCCCTGGCCGGGCTCGGCCTGCTGCTCTCGGCCTGCCAGATGGTCGGGCCGGACTACCGGCTGCCCAAGGACGCGGCGCTGCAACGCCAGGACTTGCAGGGCGAGTTGAGCGCCAAGGGCGCCAATGTGGTGTCGGCGCCGGTGCCCGCCGACTGGTGGCGGCTGTACCAGGACCCGCGCCTGGACCAGCTGGTGCAACAGGCCCTGGCCTCCAACACCGACCTGCGAGTGGCGGCAGCCAACCTGGCCCGTGCCCGGGCCCAGGTGGATGAAGCCCAGGCCGCTGGCGGCTGGAGCGGTGGGGTCAAGGCCGGGGTCGAGCGTTTGCAGGAATCCGGCGAGGCCTTCCTGCTGCCGGAAAAAGTGCCGGTGGCCAACGTCGGCAACCTGTCCATCAGCACCTCCTACCAGTTCGACCTGTTCGGCACCCTGCAACGCGGCATCGAAGCGGCCCAGGCCAATGCCGACGCGACCCAGGCCGCGGCCGATATCGCGCGCATCACCCTGGTGGCGGATGTGGTGCGGGCCTACACCCAGGTCTGCGGGGCCAACGAAGAGCGGGAAATCGCCGAGCACTCCCTGCGCCTGCAAGCCCAGAGCACCGAACTGACCCAGCGCCTGCGCGATGCCGGGCGCGGCGACGAAACCCAGGTCACCCGCTCCCAGACCCAGTTCAAATCCCTGCGCGCCGAGCTGCCGCGCTATGAAGCCGCGCGCCAGTCGGGGCTGTTTCGCCTGTCGATGCTGCTGGCCAAACCGCTGGATCAACTGCCCGCTGGCACCGGCACCTGCGCCGAGTTACCGCACATCGCCCAACTGTTGCCGGTGGGCGATGGCGCGGCGCTGCTCAAGCGTCGTCCCGATGTACGGCAGGCCGAGCGCCAACTGGCCGCCGCCACCGCGCGCATCGGCGTGGCCACCGGGGCCCTGTACCCGGACATCAGCATTGGCGCGACGGTCGGCACCGTGGGCATCCTCGACAACCTCGGCAAGCCCTCCACCAACCGCTGGGGCTTTGGTCCGCTGATCAGCTGGAGCGTGCCGGCCAACGGCGCCCGCGAGCGCATTCATGAGGCCGAGGCCGCGAGCCAGGGCGCCCTGGCGCATTTCGATGGGGTGGTGCTCAACGCCATCCGCGAAACCCAGACCGGTCTGGCCCAGTACAGCGCGCAGCTGCAACGCCGCGAGGCACTGGCGGATGCCGAGCAGTCGGCGCAACAGGCGGCGGATCAGACCCACCGCTTCTTCCAGGCCGGCCGCGCGTCCTTCCTCGCCGATCTGCAAGCCACCCGTACCTACACCGACATGCGCGCGCAACTGGCGGCGGCCAACACCCAGGTGGCGATGAGCCAGATCGATCTGTTCCTGGCCCTGGGCGGTGGCTGGGAAAGCGGACGAACGCAAGGCCCGGAACACGCGCAACCCTGA
- the pgaA gene encoding poly-beta-1,6 N-acetyl-D-glucosamine export porin PgaA produces the protein MPRTAHPARHCGLRPLLGLALCSQLLWSGGAWADAAYDQLIIQARAGSYAPALNHLRQVPDSALNNGLVSDHLQIASWAGLDAEVVQVYETQGRNRALALQALTATARAYRNLKQFDNATRLYRQALEREPQNADLQLGLALTQADAGQPAEAVARARALVAAKPDDSSRRLALGYALTRANQPYDALAEYDQAFVRAGDKPEVQREYIYALQRARLPEPALRLAQQHPGLIDPLIQRRIQADLAAERVRLSELASRGEKERFVVADRALADYDALFAAWGKDPQAQDELNRWRIDRLGALKSRARTAEVISEYEQLSAAGVAIPPYALRWVAASYLDQRQPEMAADLYRRVLSAPDGDAAYRLEDTTALYYALLESEQPEQALKLANDLADSTPRRIQLTGQTVGDPNDDWVDAQLLAAQAGVAGASGADLPGTEQRLEALAEQAPGNISVRLAQADLYRVRDWPRRSENLLKETESVAPRDVSLEVSQAHTALDLQEWRQLDALTDDVLERFPESRQVQRLAREREVHDMAELRVSTYGGKSYGGGSSGAGAVAGSRDFGIESRLYTPPIAEDWRLFGGVGYAMGDFPEGIGHHRWQVLGVERRTRDMTLEAEVSNHSYGYGDKTGARVSLARDIDDHWQYGGSLDYLSANTPLRALNSDISANGGSAFLRWRANESREWKLSLSPSHFSDGNNRFEALLTGREGVYRSPKVQVDLGLEVGASHNTLQDTPYFNPEADLSVLPTVTVNHVLYHRYQTSWSQQFQAGAGTYSERGYSTGAVGLLSYGQRYSWNDVFDIAGVLSVINRPYDGNRETDLRLAVDLTYRF, from the coding sequence ATGCCACGTACTGCTCATCCCGCCCGCCATTGTGGTCTGCGCCCGCTTTTGGGGCTGGCGCTGTGCAGCCAACTGCTCTGGTCCGGGGGGGCCTGGGCCGATGCCGCCTATGATCAGTTGATCATCCAGGCCCGGGCCGGCAGTTATGCCCCGGCACTCAACCACCTGCGGCAGGTGCCGGACAGTGCCTTGAACAATGGGCTGGTCAGTGATCATTTGCAGATCGCCAGCTGGGCCGGGCTCGACGCCGAGGTGGTGCAGGTCTATGAAACCCAGGGGCGCAACCGCGCGCTGGCGCTGCAGGCGCTGACGGCCACGGCCCGGGCCTATCGCAACCTCAAGCAGTTTGATAACGCCACCCGGCTCTATCGCCAGGCCCTGGAGCGCGAGCCGCAGAATGCCGACTTGCAACTGGGCCTGGCCCTGACCCAGGCCGATGCCGGCCAACCGGCGGAGGCGGTGGCCCGGGCCCGGGCTCTGGTGGCGGCCAAGCCCGATGATTCCTCGCGGCGTCTGGCGCTGGGCTACGCACTGACCCGGGCCAATCAGCCCTACGATGCCCTGGCCGAGTACGACCAGGCCTTTGTGCGCGCCGGCGACAAGCCCGAGGTCCAGCGTGAATACATCTACGCCCTGCAACGGGCGCGCCTGCCGGAGCCGGCCCTGCGCCTGGCCCAACAGCATCCGGGGCTGATCGATCCGCTCATTCAGCGGCGGATCCAGGCCGACCTGGCGGCCGAACGGGTGCGCCTGTCGGAGTTGGCCAGCCGTGGTGAAAAGGAGCGGTTCGTGGTGGCCGACCGCGCCCTGGCCGACTACGACGCGCTGTTTGCCGCCTGGGGCAAGGACCCCCAGGCCCAAGACGAGCTGAACCGTTGGCGCATCGACCGGCTGGGGGCGCTCAAGTCCCGGGCGCGCACCGCGGAGGTGATCAGCGAATATGAGCAGCTCAGCGCGGCCGGTGTGGCCATTCCCCCGTATGCCCTGCGCTGGGTGGCGGCTTCCTACCTCGACCAGCGCCAGCCGGAAATGGCCGCTGACCTGTACCGACGCGTCCTGTCGGCCCCGGATGGCGATGCCGCGTACCGTCTGGAAGACACCACCGCCCTGTATTACGCGCTGCTGGAAAGCGAACAGCCGGAGCAAGCGCTGAAACTCGCCAATGACCTGGCCGACAGCACGCCACGGCGGATTCAACTCACCGGCCAAACCGTGGGCGACCCCAACGACGACTGGGTCGATGCGCAACTGCTGGCGGCCCAAGCCGGTGTGGCCGGCGCTTCAGGGGCGGACCTGCCGGGCACCGAGCAACGGCTGGAGGCCCTGGCCGAGCAGGCTCCGGGCAATATCAGCGTGCGCCTGGCCCAGGCCGACCTGTATCGGGTGCGCGACTGGCCGCGGCGGTCGGAAAACCTGCTCAAGGAAACCGAAAGCGTGGCCCCCCGGGATGTCAGCCTGGAAGTGTCCCAGGCACACACCGCCCTGGATCTGCAGGAATGGCGGCAACTGGATGCCCTGACCGACGATGTGCTCGAGCGCTTTCCGGAAAGCCGCCAGGTGCAGCGCCTGGCCCGTGAGCGCGAAGTGCATGACATGGCCGAGTTGCGCGTCTCGACCTACGGCGGCAAGAGCTACGGCGGCGGTAGCAGCGGTGCCGGCGCAGTGGCCGGGAGCCGGGATTTCGGCATCGAAAGCCGGCTTTATACGCCGCCGATTGCTGAGGACTGGCGCCTGTTCGGCGGGGTCGGCTACGCCATGGGCGACTTCCCCGAAGGCATCGGCCACCACCGCTGGCAGGTCCTGGGGGTGGAGCGGCGCACCCGCGACATGACCCTGGAAGCCGAAGTTTCCAACCATTCCTACGGCTACGGCGACAAGACCGGTGCCCGGGTGTCCCTGGCCCGCGACATCGACGATCACTGGCAATACGGCGGCAGCCTCGATTACCTCTCGGCCAACACCCCGCTGCGGGCGCTGAACAGTGACATCAGCGCCAATGGCGGCAGCGCCTTCCTGCGCTGGCGGGCCAATGAAAGCCGGGAATGGAAACTGTCCCTCAGCCCGTCGCATTTCAGCGACGGCAACAACCGTTTCGAGGCGCTGCTCACCGGTCGTGAAGGGGTCTACCGCTCACCCAAGGTGCAGGTCGACCTCGGCCTGGAAGTGGGCGCCAGCCACAACACCCTGCAAGACACGCCCTACTTCAACCCCGAGGCGGATCTCAGCGTGCTGCCCACGGTTACCGTCAACCACGTGCTCTATCACCGTTATCAAACCTCCTGGAGCCAGCAGTTCCAGGCCGGTGCCGGGACTTACAGCGAGCGCGGCTATTCCACCGGCGCGGTGGGGTTGCTCAGCTACGGCCAGCGCTACAGCTGGAATGACGTGTTCGATATCGCCGGGGTCTTGAGCGTGATCAACCGACCCTACGACGGCAATCGGGAAACCGATCTGCGTCTGGCGGTCGACCTTACCTATCGTTTCTAG
- the pgaD gene encoding poly-beta-1,6-N-acetyl-D-glucosamine biosynthesis protein PgaD has protein sequence MKIIRTRQRPFMVVVDIVLTVLAWVGLLYLLIRGLIPLLDSHEGPRFESGLLGALTTLQFYAWVAVLNALLLISWARYRQRRNRNYPPRLPAPVVDDKRLSDSFKLSDETFAQMRQPGIMTVHNDEEGGITHVTTQFYRIRPEDQQHPPLVVEPPPRVIHLHSEEREK, from the coding sequence ATGAAGATCATTCGAACCCGCCAGCGACCGTTCATGGTGGTCGTCGACATTGTCCTCACCGTACTGGCCTGGGTCGGCCTGCTGTACCTGCTGATCCGCGGGCTCATACCCCTGCTGGACAGCCATGAGGGGCCGCGTTTTGAATCCGGCCTGCTCGGCGCCCTGACCACCTTGCAGTTCTACGCCTGGGTGGCAGTGCTCAATGCCCTGCTGCTGATTTCCTGGGCCCGTTATCGCCAGCGTCGCAACCGCAACTACCCGCCACGGCTGCCGGCGCCGGTGGTGGACGACAAGCGCTTGAGTGACAGCTTCAAGCTCAGCGACGAAACCTTCGCCCAGATGCGCCAGCCCGGGATCATGACCGTGCACAACGATGAAGAGGGCGGCATCACTCATGTCACCACGCAGTTCTACCGTATCCGCCCCGAGGATCAGCAGCACCCACCGTTGGTGGTGGAACCGCCGCCGCGGGTGATTCATCTGCATTCGGAGGAGAGGGAGAAGTAG
- a CDS encoding DUF4291 domain-containing protein: protein MHKPATELPQRQIRALYDADTIRVYQAYSDSIADAALAHGTFVSPPFKMERMTWIKPSFLWMMYRAGWGYKDAGQTRILAIDISREGFEWALANGCLSHADESMSKEEWLKLKDQSPVRVQWDPERDLYLRPQEHRAIQIGLSKEAVQLYVNQWIKRITDVTPLAHEIHRLIEDGDLEKAYSRLPQEREYPITVERL, encoded by the coding sequence ATGCATAAACCCGCAACAGAACTCCCCCAGCGCCAGATCCGCGCGCTCTACGACGCCGACACCATCCGCGTCTACCAGGCCTACTCCGACAGCATCGCCGACGCCGCCCTGGCCCACGGCACCTTCGTCTCCCCACCCTTCAAGATGGAGCGCATGACCTGGATAAAGCCGTCTTTCCTGTGGATGATGTACCGCGCCGGCTGGGGCTACAAAGACGCCGGACAGACCCGCATCCTGGCCATCGACATCAGCCGCGAAGGCTTCGAATGGGCCCTGGCCAACGGCTGCCTGAGCCATGCCGACGAGTCCATGAGCAAGGAAGAGTGGTTGAAGTTGAAAGACCAGTCACCGGTGCGGGTCCAGTGGGACCCGGAGCGCGACCTGTACCTGCGGCCCCAGGAACACCGCGCGATCCAGATCGGCCTGAGCAAGGAGGCCGTGCAGTTGTACGTGAACCAGTGGATCAAGCGCATCACCGATGTCACGCCCCTGGCCCACGAGATTCATCGACTGATTGAGGATGGGGACCTGGAGAAGGCTTACAGCCGGCTTCCTCAGGAGCGGGAGTACCCCATCACAGTCGAGCGACTCTAA
- the pgaC gene encoding poly-beta-1,6-N-acetyl-D-glucosamine synthase produces MMDRMLALVVLALVLGVPLGLIFLVTGEFLMDFVFYYPLFMSALWIAGGLYFWLHWERHWPWSDDTLPPPLAGEPLISILIPCYNEGDNVADTLHAALAQQYPNIEVIAINDGSKDNTAQVLDAIAAQDPRLRVLHLAQNQGKAVALRMGAVAARSEYLVCIDGDALLAPNTAAYLVAPMLDNPRLGAVTGNPRIRTRSTLVGRVQVGEFSSIIGLIKRTQRVFGKVFTVSGVIVAFRRTALHRVGYWSPDMITEDIDISWKLQLDHWYVFYEPRALCWILMPETVRGLWKQRLRWAQGGAEVLFKNIRGIWEWRHRYLWTLLFDYCLSTGWAFTFLLSVIFWGLGKFIVMPEAIAVHSIVPPAFTGLVLAMVCLAQFAVSILIDRRYEKDLWKTMFWVVWYPLVFWFISLLTTLVSFPKVLFGEHQKRARWVSPDRGIKPIDDEKEAR; encoded by the coding sequence ATGATGGATCGTATGCTCGCCCTGGTGGTGCTGGCGCTGGTGCTCGGGGTGCCCCTGGGGCTGATCTTCCTGGTGACCGGCGAATTCCTCATGGACTTCGTCTTCTATTACCCGCTGTTCATGTCGGCGCTGTGGATCGCCGGCGGCCTGTATTTCTGGCTGCACTGGGAGCGCCACTGGCCCTGGTCCGATGACACGTTGCCGCCGCCCTTGGCCGGTGAGCCGCTGATCAGCATCCTCATCCCCTGCTACAACGAAGGGGACAACGTCGCCGACACCCTGCACGCGGCGCTGGCTCAGCAGTATCCGAACATCGAAGTGATCGCCATCAACGATGGTTCCAAGGACAACACTGCCCAGGTGCTCGACGCGATCGCGGCCCAGGACCCGCGCCTGCGGGTGCTGCACCTGGCGCAGAACCAGGGCAAGGCCGTGGCCCTGCGCATGGGCGCGGTGGCGGCGCGCAGCGAGTACCTGGTGTGCATCGATGGCGACGCGTTGCTGGCGCCCAACACCGCGGCCTACCTGGTGGCGCCGATGCTGGACAACCCGCGCCTGGGCGCGGTCACCGGCAACCCGCGGATCCGCACCCGCTCGACCCTGGTGGGCCGGGTCCAGGTCGGCGAATTCTCCTCGATCATCGGCCTGATCAAGCGCACCCAGCGGGTGTTCGGCAAAGTCTTCACCGTCTCCGGAGTGATCGTCGCCTTTCGCCGCACGGCCTTGCACCGGGTGGGCTACTGGAGCCCGGACATGATCACCGAAGACATCGACATCAGCTGGAAGCTGCAACTGGACCACTGGTACGTGTTCTACGAGCCCCGGGCATTGTGCTGGATCCTCATGCCGGAAACCGTGCGCGGTTTGTGGAAGCAACGGCTGCGCTGGGCCCAGGGCGGCGCCGAGGTGCTGTTCAAGAACATCCGTGGCATCTGGGAATGGCGCCACCGCTACCTGTGGACCCTGCTGTTCGACTACTGCCTGTCCACCGGCTGGGCCTTCACGTTCCTGCTGTCGGTGATCTTCTGGGGGCTGGGCAAGTTCATCGTCATGCCCGAGGCCATCGCGGTGCACTCCATTGTGCCGCCGGCCTTTACCGGCCTGGTGCTGGCGATGGTGTGCCTGGCCCAGTTCGCGGTCAGCATCCTGATCGACCGGCGTTACGAGAAAGACCTGTGGAAGACCATGTTCTGGGTGGTCTGGTACCCGTTGGTGTTCTGGTTCATCAGCCTGCTCACCACCCTGGTGAGTTTCCCCAAGGTGCTGTTTGGCGAGCATCAGAAACGGGCGCGTTGGGTGAGTCCGGACCGTGGAATCAAGCCCATCGATGACGAAAAGGAGGCGCGCTGA
- a CDS encoding YdgA family protein produces MNKSAGVLLGIVVAVGAISAGGAWYTGTKLEGVLQQQVIESNKELQAALIGYDATATLELVSLERGVFSSNARYRLKGQGEVFRGDLELLIADHIEHGPLPFSRLIRLKWLPVMAASHYELEKSPQTDKWFAATKGAAPFKGVVNVGYDLSAEGTLDFAPVELALDEQSSLKFSGLNSTFSVSDNRQKAKVDGYMDSLSLSLNSPDKAPGKLEINGLTLASNLQKSSFGYYLGQNTLELTGTKATFGDKQSVLTLKNFEQKTFSEETGSTVAGRADYRVGEITFDGKAVGSAEMLWSMKNLDSQGMLDLLQIYQTVLQPYQQAATAATAEGEPAPELQMSEAQEVKVRAAVNKVLEAKPQIALESLAFKTAGGESRFSLSLDLAKPQSLELPPAELGKQLISQLDAKLSLSKPMLADVAALQAQAEGQTDAKQIAEQSAATAEMLSAMALATQLAKLEGNNVVSALHYANNEVNFNGQKMSVEQFVGFVMSKMGGAGALQ; encoded by the coding sequence ATGAATAAATCAGCAGGCGTACTGTTAGGAATCGTCGTCGCAGTAGGTGCCATCAGTGCCGGCGGCGCCTGGTACACCGGCACCAAGCTGGAAGGGGTCCTGCAGCAGCAGGTGATCGAAAGCAACAAGGAACTGCAAGCGGCGCTGATCGGCTATGACGCCACCGCCACTCTGGAGCTGGTGTCCCTGGAGCGTGGCGTGTTCAGCAGCAATGCCCGCTACCGCCTCAAGGGCCAGGGTGAAGTGTTCCGCGGCGATCTGGAGCTGCTGATTGCCGATCACATCGAGCACGGTCCGCTGCCTTTCTCGCGCCTGATCCGCCTCAAGTGGCTGCCAGTCATGGCTGCCAGCCATTACGAACTGGAAAAGAGCCCGCAGACCGACAAATGGTTTGCCGCCACCAAGGGCGCGGCCCCCTTCAAGGGCGTGGTCAACGTTGGCTACGACCTGTCCGCCGAAGGCACCCTGGATTTCGCACCGGTGGAGCTGGCCCTGGATGAGCAGAGCAGTCTCAAGTTCTCCGGCCTGAACTCCACTTTCAGCGTCAGCGACAACCGCCAGAAGGCCAAGGTTGATGGCTACATGGACAGCCTGAGCCTTTCGCTCAACTCGCCGGACAAAGCCCCGGGCAAGCTGGAAATCAACGGCCTGACCCTGGCCAGCAACCTGCAAAAGAGCAGCTTTGGCTACTACCTGGGGCAGAACACCCTGGAACTGACCGGCACCAAGGCCACCTTTGGTGACAAGCAGTCGGTGCTGACCCTGAAGAACTTCGAACAGAAGACCTTCAGCGAAGAAACCGGCAGCACCGTGGCCGGGCGTGCGGACTACCGGGTCGGCGAGATCACCTTCGACGGCAAGGCCGTGGGTTCGGCGGAAATGCTCTGGAGCATGAAGAACCTCGACAGCCAGGGCATGCTCGATCTGCTCCAGATCTACCAGACCGTACTGCAGCCGTATCAGCAGGCGGCCACCGCGGCCACTGCCGAGGGCGAGCCGGCGCCGGAGCTGCAAATGAGCGAAGCTCAAGAGGTCAAGGTGCGTGCCGCGGTGAACAAGGTCCTGGAGGCCAAGCCGCAGATCGCCCTGGAAAGCCTGGCATTCAAGACCGCCGGTGGCGAAAGCCGCTTCAGCCTGAGCCTGGACCTGGCCAAGCCGCAGAGCCTGGAACTGCCGCCGGCCGAGCTGGGCAAGCAACTGATCAGCCAGCTGGACGCCAAGCTGTCGCTGTCCAAGCCGATGCTGGCGGATGTCGCCGCCTTGCAGGCCCAGGCCGAAGGCCAGACCGATGCCAAGCAGATTGCCGAGCAGAGCGCCGCCACCGCGGAAATGCTCAGCGCCATGGCCCTGGCCACTCAACTGGCCAAGCTGGAAGGTAATAACGTGGTGTCGGCGTTGCACTACGCCAACAACGAAGTGAATTTCAACGGCCAGAAGATGAGCGTTGAACAGTTCGTGGGCTTTGTCATGAGCAAAATGGGCGGCGCTGGCGCCCTGCAATAA
- a CDS encoding BrnT family toxin yields MYFEWDEAKNHANLLKHGIDFNDAVLMFQRPVLSLRDERLDYGEERWVSLGWIRTLVGVVVHTERRGQAVRIISARKATKREAKYYVQRIEN; encoded by the coding sequence ATGTACTTTGAATGGGACGAGGCCAAGAACCACGCCAACCTGCTCAAGCACGGCATCGATTTCAACGATGCCGTGCTGATGTTCCAGCGTCCGGTGCTGTCCTTGCGCGATGAGCGTCTGGACTACGGCGAAGAACGCTGGGTCAGCCTCGGTTGGATCAGGACCCTGGTGGGCGTGGTGGTCCATACCGAGCGGCGGGGTCAAGCGGTGCGCATTATCTCGGCGCGAAAAGCCACTAAACGGGAGGCTAAATACTATGTCCAACGGATTGAAAACTGA
- the pgaB gene encoding poly-beta-1,6-N-acetyl-D-glucosamine N-deacetylase PgaB translates to MRLINRCILLLGVLVLSACSQPAAEFVAPGQRPLPHSEAPWPKNHVLGIAYHDIEDRDPDQRVVAVRTERMIEQLAWLRENGYRPVTVDQILAARKGGPELPAKAILLTFDDGYSSFYTRVLPVLRSYRWPAVLAPVGVWIDTPANQPVDFAGELRPRSQFLTWAQVREISRSGLVEIAAHTDHSHLGILANPQGNLQPAAATRRYDAAAGRYESEADFQARMRQDVTNISDKILAVAGYRPRIWVWPYGTADGSTLQVVDSQGFKMALTLDDGLDTLDNLMSSPRFLVVSDPDGMHFSNSIVGTEASAPMRVAHVDLDNVYDPDPKQQEINLGKLVQRMADLGVNTVFLQAFADPKGDGLVQSLYFPNRHLPMRADLFDRVAWQLRTRAHVKVYAWMPVLSFALDARLPRVTRWDPATGQSAIDPKQYQRLSPFDPQVRRLIGDLYEDVARMTSVDGILFHDDAVLSDFEDASPEALRAYAAQGLPDSIAGLRNDPATLQRWTRFKSRYLIDFTHELSAKVRAIRGPQVQTARNLFAEPIINPQSEAWFAQNLDDFLVNYDWTAPMAMPLMEGQSLKHSGPWLEALVDQVRARPGALQRTVFELQARDWKHKPAQDLSAQQLADWMGRLKRQGATHFGYYPDNFLENSPDLKTLRPALSNKWSP, encoded by the coding sequence ATGCGCCTGATCAACCGTTGCATCCTCCTGCTGGGCGTCCTGGTGCTCAGCGCCTGCTCCCAGCCCGCGGCGGAATTTGTCGCCCCGGGGCAGCGACCGCTGCCTCATAGCGAGGCGCCGTGGCCGAAAAACCACGTGCTGGGCATTGCCTACCACGACATCGAGGATCGCGACCCGGACCAGCGGGTGGTGGCGGTACGCACCGAGCGGATGATCGAGCAACTGGCCTGGCTGCGGGAGAACGGCTACCGGCCGGTGACCGTGGACCAGATCCTGGCGGCGCGCAAAGGCGGGCCGGAGCTGCCGGCCAAGGCCATCCTGCTGACCTTCGACGACGGTTATTCGAGCTTCTACACCCGCGTGCTCCCGGTGCTGCGCAGCTATCGCTGGCCCGCGGTACTGGCGCCGGTGGGCGTGTGGATCGATACCCCGGCCAATCAGCCGGTGGATTTCGCCGGCGAGCTGCGGCCCCGTTCGCAGTTCCTGACCTGGGCCCAGGTGCGCGAGATCTCGCGCTCCGGGCTGGTGGAAATTGCCGCCCATACCGACCACAGCCACCTGGGCATTCTCGCCAACCCCCAGGGCAACCTGCAGCCGGCGGCGGCCACCCGACGCTATGACGCCGCCGCCGGTCGCTATGAAAGCGAGGCGGATTTCCAGGCGCGGATGCGCCAGGACGTGACCAACATCTCGGACAAGATCCTGGCCGTGGCCGGTTATCGCCCGCGGATCTGGGTCTGGCCCTATGGCACCGCCGACGGCTCGACCCTGCAAGTGGTCGACAGCCAGGGCTTCAAGATGGCCCTGACCCTGGACGACGGCCTGGACACCCTCGACAACCTGATGAGCAGCCCGCGCTTCCTGGTGGTTTCCGACCCGGACGGCATGCACTTCTCCAACAGCATCGTCGGCACCGAGGCCAGCGCCCCGATGCGCGTGGCGCACGTGGACCTGGACAATGTCTACGACCCGGACCCCAAGCAGCAGGAGATCAACCTCGGCAAGCTGGTGCAGCGCATGGCCGACCTGGGGGTCAATACCGTGTTCCTCCAGGCGTTCGCCGACCCCAAGGGCGACGGCCTGGTGCAGTCGCTGTACTTCCCCAACCGGCATCTGCCGATGCGCGCCGACCTGTTCGATCGGGTCGCCTGGCAATTGCGGACCCGGGCCCACGTCAAGGTCTACGCCTGGATGCCGGTGCTCAGCTTTGCCCTGGATGCCCGCCTGCCCCGCGTCACGCGCTGGGACCCGGCCACCGGCCAGAGCGCAATCGATCCGAAACAGTATCAGCGCCTTTCGCCCTTCGACCCGCAGGTACGGCGCCTGATCGGTGATCTGTACGAGGACGTGGCGCGCATGACCTCGGTGGACGGCATTCTGTTCCACGACGACGCCGTGCTTTCGGACTTCGAAGACGCCAGCCCCGAGGCCTTGCGCGCCTATGCCGCCCAGGGGCTGCCGGATTCCATTGCCGGCCTGCGCAACGATCCGGCGACCCTGCAGCGCTGGACTCGTTTCAAGAGCCGCTACCTGATCGACTTCACCCATGAGCTGAGCGCCAAGGTCCGGGCGATCCGCGGGCCCCAGGTGCAGACCGCGCGCAATCTGTTTGCCGAACCGATCATCAACCCGCAGAGCGAAGCCTGGTTCGCCCAGAACCTCGACGACTTCCTGGTCAACTACGACTGGACCGCGCCCATGGCCATGCCGTTGATGGAAGGGCAGAGCCTGAAGCATTCCGGGCCCTGGCTGGAGGCCCTGGTGGATCAGGTGCGGGCCCGTCCCGGCGCCCTGCAGCGCACGGTATTCGAGCTCCAGGCCCGGGACTGGAAGCACAAGCCCGCCCAAGACCTGTCCGCACAGCAACTGGCCGACTGGATGGGCCGGCTCAAGCGCCAAGGGGCGACCCACTTCGGTTATTACCCGGACAATTTCCTTGAGAACTCACCGGACCTGAAAACCCTGCGGCCCGCGCTCTCCAACAAATGGAGCCCCTGA